The stretch of DNA CCCGATCAATCCGCTTCCGGAGAGGCAGCTGAACCGCCGCTACAGCAGGATTTCGTGTTCGAAACCGAACCCGAAATCGTGACGGAGCCCGAAGCGCCGCAAACGGATTTTGATGCAGACGAACTCTTTGAATACACACCCACAGAATTGGCTGCGGACGATACGACCGAGATTGGCACAGACGTTTTTGAGTCGGATGTGTTTGAGACTCAAGAAATCGAAGTCACCCCCGCCGCACAAAGGCTGAGTAGTGAGCACGTGACCTCGCAAGACTCCTCGATCATCACAGTGGCCGGAACCGAACCCGCTGTCCAATCTACGGCAACCGACAGCGCGATCTCGTCGGAACACCTTTTGGAAATCAATCAGCTGCTCGAAAACGGTCAGGAGCAGGCCGCCCACAAACGACTCTCCGCTTGGTATTGGAACCATCCGCAGGACCGCCCACGATTCCAAGAGACGATGGAAGAATTGGCCCAGTCGATCTATTTTTCGCCACAGCCACACTATGAAGAGGCATATGTCGTTCAATCGGGCGATCAACTGCGCAAGATCGCCAAGCAATACAAACTCTCCTGGCAATATCTTGCGCGGCTGAACCGGGTCAATCCCCGCAAAATCCGCGTCGGTCAAAAGTTGAAAATCGTCAACGGTCCATTTGATGCCGTCGTCGATCTCAGCGAATACCAACTCACGATTCTCTGCCGCGGACAATTCGTCCGGCAATACAGCGTCGGAATCGGTAAGGATGGCACTTCGCCGATTGGCAAGTTTACTGTCAAAGACAAACTCGAAGACCCGGTCTACTACGGTCCCGACGGCGTGATCGCCAACGACAGTCCCGACAATCCGCTCGGCGAACGCTGGATCGACATCGGCGACAGCTTCGGCATCCACGGCACGATCGATCCCGAATCGATCGGCAAAAGCGAATCCCGCGGCTGCATTCGCATGCTCAACAACGACGTCGCCGAGGTCTACGATTTTCTAACCGTCGGCTCAACCGTCTGGATCCGCCGCTAGGGCGGTGACTTGTGCCCGCGTCGGTACCGGCTAACATGGGAATCGTTTCCAGTTCGGGAAGGATTCACCACGGAGGCTCAAAGAGACCTTAGGCTGTAGGCTTTAGACTGTAGGAATTGGCGTTGGACGATCAGGTCTTTTTCCTAAGGTCTACAGACTAAAGCCTACGACCTCTTTCAGCCTCCGTGGTGAACCTCCTCCGTAATTAGCCACTTATGACGGCAATCGCAGTACACCGCGGGAGTAGCATGATGGACTTGTTGAGCACGATTGACGGCTCGTTGTTGGAAGGTTTTTTTCCCGCTGGTTGGGATCTGGCAAAAATCGATGCCTGTGTCGATGACAACCCGGCTACGATCGCGGATCGCCAAGGGTTTTGGCATCCTGAGTTTTCACCGGTCCCTTGCTCGAACGTCGGTGACTTCGATGCGATGCTGGGACATGAGATCGCCCACACCATTCGGCTCAGTCGCGACGCCGGTGAGCAACTGGCGCTGATTCTTCCCGTTGGCCCTATGGGCATGTATCGCTGGGCGGTTTATTTTCTCCAACAGTGGGGCGTCGCCTGTGATCACGTGCATGGCTTCAATATGGACGAGTGGAGCGACGCCGACGGCAACACGCTGCCCTCGGACAATAGCGGCGCGTTTCAATATGCGATGGAGCAAGCATTCTACGGACCGCTCGGGGACTTGACCGTTCCGCCGGCGCAACGCAATTTTGCAACCAAAGAAAACCTGCCGACCTTCGGCGAGAAAATCGGCAACCTCAAATCAGCGGGGGCAAAACTGGGTGTGATCTTCGGGATCGGCCGCGTCTGTCACATCGCGTTTTGGGAACCGCAATTCGCGGCTGAGTATGACACCGAAGCAGAGTGGAAATCTCAAACGCACCGAATCGGCGCCAAACTGCATCCGCTGACCATCGAGCAAAACGCGATCACCAGTTTCAAAAGCCGCACCACCCTGGTGCCCGCCTTCGCCAACACGATCGGCCCGGGACTGTTCCTGCAAGCTGACAAAATCATCGGCGGCGCCGACGGCATCCTGGGTCGCGGCATGATGTGGCAAGGGCTCAGCTTATGGATGACCCTCCGCCACGGCCCCAGCACCTGGATCCCCTCCAGCTACATGCCCACACTGCCGGGTAAACTGTTCTACCTAGAAGAACTCGCCGGTCCGTTGGTGGCGGAGTGTAACTAGTAGGCAGTAGGCAGTAGGCAGTAGGCAGTAGGCAGTAGGCAGTCAAAAAAAGTGTCCGTTCCATAGACGACACGAACCTCCCCAACGCGACAGCCTACGGTCTAAAGCCTACAGCCTGTTTCAGTGGCCAGAGCCCACTAAAACCCTGCAACGGCCAGCCCTCAAGCCTGTTCCCTCACGCCTCAAGCCTTTTCAACCTTGGAATCCCCTCACTGAGGCGCCATAATAGAGTCTCTGCGTTATTTAGATGACACGTTGACCAATGGGATGAAGTTCTGATGACTGAAATGCAGCCGATCGATTTTGTGAATCCTCCGATCAATCGTCGCCAATTTCTCAATTCCAGCGCCAAGAATGCCGCCGGCGTGGCGGTGGGGATGGTGGGATTGGCGAGCGCCGGAGCGGTTGCCAAAGCGGCGCCCAACGAGCGGATCAATGTGGCCGGCATCGGAATTCGTGGGCAAGGCAAGTTTGTGAGCTCCAGTATGGCGTCGCTGCCCGACGTGAATCTCGCCACGGTTTGCGATATCGATGAAAATCTGCTGCCTCGCGCTGCGAAATCAATTCAGGATGCGCAGGGCAAAGCTCCGCAATTCGAAACCGATTTCCGCAAAGTGCTCGACGACAAATCGATCGATGCGGTGGTGATTGCTACCCCGGATCATTGGCATGCGTTGATTGCCATCATGGCTTGCCAAGCGGGCAAAGATGTTTATGTCGAAAAACCGGTGTCGCACAACGTGCTGGAAGGGGTCCGCATGGTCGAGGCGGCTCGCAAGCACAATCGCGTTGTGCAATCGGGTATCCACCAACGGTCCGGGTCGCATTTTCAGTCAGCGGTCGATTACGTCCGTAGCGGAAAACTGGGCAAGGTTCGACTTGCCAAAGCTTGGACGATTCACACGCGCAAACCGATTGGCCACAAAGCAGACGCACCGACGCCCCCCGGTGTGAACTACGACATGTGGCTGGGTCCGGCAGCATCGCGGCCGTTTAATCCCAATCGCTTCCACTACAATTGGCATTGGTTCTGGGATTACGGCACCGGCGAGATGGGCAACTGGGGCGTGCACATGCTCGACATCGCTCGTTGGGGAATGGGCGTCGATTTGCCGAATCACATTTCGGCCAGCGGCGGCAAGTTTTATTTTGACGACGACCAACAGACACCCGACACGCATTTGGTGCACTATCGTTACGACGATGCGATGATCACTTGGGAGCATCGGTTGTGGACGAATCACGGCCAAGAAGGCCGCAGTGCCGCCGCCGGTTTTTACGGCGACAATGGTACGCTGATCGTCGATCGCGGTGGTTGGAAAGTCTACGACCAAAAAGACGCCCCGACCTCCGACACCAGCGACCAAGCGCGGACGCACCACGAAAACTTCATCCACTGCATCAAGACTCGCGAGACGCCGACCTCGGACATCGAAATCGGCCACATCACCAGCGCCATGTGCCACCTCGGCAACGTCGCCTACCGCGTCGGCCGCGACATCCAATTCGACCCGGCCACAATGAGTTGCGGTAACGATGGCGAAGCGAACGCGCTGTTGGGGCGTGAATATCGCAAGGAGTGGGAATTGCCGGTGGTGTAGGTGTAGGTCATGCTGTGCATGACGAAGCTAAAACGAGCTATGCGTCTTCGAGCAACGTCATGCACAGCACGACCTACGGAGCTTTGCCGGATAAGGGAAACCTATGCGCCGCGCTTATTCGATTGGGATACTGGCCGTTTTCGCGAGTCTTGTAGGCTGTAACTCCGATGTGGAAAACCTGGTGGAGGCTACGCAAGAAAGCGCTCCTTTCACGATCAGTGGTCGCAGTGTCGAATGGGCAAACGAATCTGTCGGTGAATTTGACCGAGTTGTCGCTGGAGGGGAAAGCGATTGGGGGGAGCTAGTTGCGTCACTGCATCATCCCCAGGTTCGTAAGCACATGTGGGATCATAATGGGCATCAGGTTGCCGTGATTGATGCTGCTCTTTGGTTAAGTATTACTGGAATGCCGAAGGATTCGCTCAACGTATCGGGTTCATTTGAACGGCCTCGCGGAAAAGACAACGTTAGGCAGATCATTGCAGCATGGCAAGATTGGGGCTCTCGAGGAATGCCCGTAACGA from Symmachiella dynata encodes:
- a CDS encoding L,D-transpeptidase family protein, producing MKKKKRMRSLLGVTLLMGISAAVIWQVDPLRMNGIPRFLTNPDLNAITTPPPAAEDELLAAHSASAPDQSASGEAAEPPLQQDFVFETEPEIVTEPEAPQTDFDADELFEYTPTELAADDTTEIGTDVFESDVFETQEIEVTPAAQRLSSEHVTSQDSSIITVAGTEPAVQSTATDSAISSEHLLEINQLLENGQEQAAHKRLSAWYWNHPQDRPRFQETMEELAQSIYFSPQPHYEEAYVVQSGDQLRKIAKQYKLSWQYLARLNRVNPRKIRVGQKLKIVNGPFDAVVDLSEYQLTILCRGQFVRQYSVGIGKDGTSPIGKFTVKDKLEDPVYYGPDGVIANDSPDNPLGERWIDIGDSFGIHGTIDPESIGKSESRGCIRMLNNDVAEVYDFLTVGSTVWIRR
- a CDS encoding glucosamine-6-phosphate isomerase, giving the protein MDLLSTIDGSLLEGFFPAGWDLAKIDACVDDNPATIADRQGFWHPEFSPVPCSNVGDFDAMLGHEIAHTIRLSRDAGEQLALILPVGPMGMYRWAVYFLQQWGVACDHVHGFNMDEWSDADGNTLPSDNSGAFQYAMEQAFYGPLGDLTVPPAQRNFATKENLPTFGEKIGNLKSAGAKLGVIFGIGRVCHIAFWEPQFAAEYDTEAEWKSQTHRIGAKLHPLTIEQNAITSFKSRTTLVPAFANTIGPGLFLQADKIIGGADGILGRGMMWQGLSLWMTLRHGPSTWIPSSYMPTLPGKLFYLEELAGPLVAECN
- a CDS encoding Gfo/Idh/MocA family protein: MTEMQPIDFVNPPINRRQFLNSSAKNAAGVAVGMVGLASAGAVAKAAPNERINVAGIGIRGQGKFVSSSMASLPDVNLATVCDIDENLLPRAAKSIQDAQGKAPQFETDFRKVLDDKSIDAVVIATPDHWHALIAIMACQAGKDVYVEKPVSHNVLEGVRMVEAARKHNRVVQSGIHQRSGSHFQSAVDYVRSGKLGKVRLAKAWTIHTRKPIGHKADAPTPPGVNYDMWLGPAASRPFNPNRFHYNWHWFWDYGTGEMGNWGVHMLDIARWGMGVDLPNHISASGGKFYFDDDQQTPDTHLVHYRYDDAMITWEHRLWTNHGQEGRSAAAGFYGDNGTLIVDRGGWKVYDQKDAPTSDTSDQARTHHENFIHCIKTRETPTSDIEIGHITSAMCHLGNVAYRVGRDIQFDPATMSCGNDGEANALLGREYRKEWELPVV